TATCCAAGCTGATAGCGGTGTTTGAGATACATCATCCGAAGATATGTTTCTATCGGCGTGCTGTTCCGCCCGGTGTTCAGTTTCTTAAATGTCCGGTGTTTCCTGAAATACGGCAACAGAAAACGATCGTCGTCCAAGAACTGATCGACGATTTTTAATTCCTGGCTGAGAGCCAGTATTTCCGCGGGCATCAGCGTTTCCCACACTTCGCGTTGTTGTTGGCTTCGTAATCGCAGCATTTTTTCCCTC
Above is a window of candidate division TA06 bacterium DNA encoding:
- a CDS encoding ISNCY family transposase encodes the protein MPAEILALSQELKIVDQFLDDDRFLLPYFRKHRTFKKLNTGRNSTPIETYLRMMYLKHRYQLG